In the genome of Cynocephalus volans isolate mCynVol1 chromosome 15, mCynVol1.pri, whole genome shotgun sequence, one region contains:
- the NDUFB9 gene encoding NADH dehydrogenase [ubiquinone] 1 beta subcomplex subunit 9, translated as MAFLAPAAYLTHQQKVLRLYKRALRHLESWCIYRDKYRYFACLMRARFDEHKNEKDMMKATQLLREAEEEFWHCQHPQPYIFPDSPGGTSYERYECYKVPEWCLDDWHPSEKAMYPDYFAKREQWKKLRRESWEREVKQLQEETPPGGPMTEALPPARKEGDLPPLWWHIVTRPREQPM; from the exons ATGGCGTTTTTGGCGCCGGCAGCCTACCTGACCCACCAACAGAAGGTGTTGCGACTTTATAAGCGGGCGCTGCGCCACCTCGAGTCATGGTGCATCTACAG GGACAAATACCGGTACTTTGCGTGTTTGATGAGAGCCCGATTTGATGAACATAAGAATGAAAAGGATATGATGAAGGCCACCCAGCTGCTGCgggaggcagaggaagaattCTGGCATTGTCAGCATCCACAGCCATATATCTTCCCTGACTCTCCTGGGGGTACCTCCTACGAGAGATATGAGTGCTACAAG GTCCCAGAGTGGTGCTTAGATGACTGGCATCCTTCTGAGAAGGCAATGTATCCTGATTACTTTGCCAAGAGAGAACAGTGGAAGAAACTGCGGAGAGAAAGCTGGGAGCGAGAG GTTAAGCAGCTACAAGAGGAAACCCCACCTGGTGGTCCTATGACTGAAGCTTTGCCCCCTGCCCGAAAGGAAGGTGATTTGCCCCCACTGTGGTGGCATATTGTGACCAGACCCCGGGAGCAGCCCATGTAG